One part of the Vitis riparia cultivar Riparia Gloire de Montpellier isolate 1030 chromosome 6, EGFV_Vit.rip_1.0, whole genome shotgun sequence genome encodes these proteins:
- the LOC117916604 gene encoding zinc finger protein BALDIBIS-like has protein sequence MMAEDGLTLPSSIRGFVQEPNSNPNPNPSANPVKKKRNLPGTPDPEAEVIALSPKSLMATNRFICEICNKGFQRDQNLQLHRRGHNLPWKLRQRTSKEVRKKVYICPEKSCVHHNPTRALGDLTGIKKHYSRKHGEKKWKCEKCSKKYAVQSDWKAHSKICGTREYKCDCGTLFSRKDSFITHRAFCDALAEESARLTSVSAPNPIFRNELMNGSISNPQAHIIPQFSSVFRPEFVGSEQLVGHLNADGQKPRLPLWLDHSNSHLNNPIGVNTNGSFLAPTSAGLPEMVQTAPMSMYGSPASSQNQWLQRCSEASFTSSTLPRVLKEEEENKGNLSESITSLFSSNQNQQESSAHMSATALLQKAAQMGSTKSNSAFFGNTGFGSINSSLSNATPFSSYPHGRSNNQVHKFLIRQSNQSDSMNQLINSTSPSSTMGDGLLMGDMNSTPLVDTAKNNMDHFLMVPSNPKQTQQIAGKFHASSNEVERGLTRDFLGVGSDASRPFLQQELAKFASMGSAMGMSQYSGNH, from the exons ATGATGGCTGAAGATGGGCTCACACTTCCCTCTTCCATCAGAGGTTTTGTTCAAGAACCAAAttcaaaccctaaccctaaccctagtgCAAATCcagtgaagaagaagagaaatttACCAGGAACGCCAG ATCCAGAAGCAGAAGTCATCGCTCTATCACCAAAATCACTCATGGCCACGAACCGATTCATCTGTGAAATCTGCAACAAGGGTTTCCAGAGAGACCAGAACTTGCAGCTTCACAGGCGAGGCCACAATCTTCCATGGAAGCTCCGGCAAAGAACAAGCAAGGAGGTCCGGAAGAAGGTGTACATATGCCCGGAAAAGTCCTGTGTGCACCACAATCCAACCAGGGCCCTAGGAGACCTCACCGGAATAAAGAAGCATTACAGTAGAAAACACGGTGAGAAGAAGTGGAAGTGCGAGAAATGTTCCAAGAAATATGCAGTTCAGTCAGATTGGAAAGCTCATAGTAAAATTTGTGGCACCAGAGAGTACAAATGCGACTGTGGAACTCTCTTCTCCAG GAAGGACAGCTTCATCACCCACAGGGCCTTCTGTGATGCTTTAGCTGAGGAAAGTGCCAGGCTCACTTCAGTTTCAGCACCGAATCCAATCTTCAGAAATGAGTTGATGAATGGGAGCATTAGTAACCCACAAGCCCACATAATCCCCCAATTTTCCTCAGTTTTTCGACCTGAATTTGTGGGCTCGGAGCAGCTGGTTGGGCATCTCAATGCAGATGGGCAGAAACCAAGGTTGCCACTGTGGCTGGACCATTCCAATTCCCACCTCAACAACCCCATTGGGGTTAACACTAATGGTTCCTTTTTGGCACCGACATCCGCTGGGTTGCCTGAAATGGTGCAAACAGCGCCCATGAGTATGTATGGATCACCGGCATCATCACAGAATCAGTGGCTCCAAAGGTGTTCAGAAGCGTCATTTACTTCATCCACATTGCCACGGGTGTTAAAGGAGGAGGAAGAGAACAAAGGAAATTTGTCTGAGAGCATAACTTCCTTGTTCTCAAGTAATCAGAATCAACAAGAAAGCTCGGCTCACATGTCAGCAACCGCACTCTTGCAGAAAGCTGCCCAAATGGGGTCTACAAAGAGCAACTCAGCCTTCTTCGGTAATACAGGATTCGGTTCCATCAACTCATCCCTCTCCAATGCTACGCCCTTCAGCTCTTATCCCCATGGCAGAAGCAACAACCAAGTCCACAAGTTTCTTATCAGGCAGTCAAACCAATCCGACAGCATGAACCAACTCATCAACTCAACATCACCCTCCTCCACCATGGGAGATGGACTGCTGATGGGTGATATGAACTCAACCCCATTAGTGGACACTGCCAAGAACAACATGGACCATTTTCTGATGGTCCCATCAAATCCCAAGCAAACCCAACAGATTGCTGGGAAGTTCCATGCAAGTTCCAATGAAGTTGAACGCGGTCTAACCAGAGATTTTCTGGGTGTGGGAAGTGATGCAAGCAGACCCTTCTTGCAACAAGAGCTGGCTAAGTTTGCTTCAATGGGTTCAGCCATGGGCATGAGCCAATACAGTGGAAACCACTGA